One stretch of Salarias fasciatus chromosome 19, fSalaFa1.1, whole genome shotgun sequence DNA includes these proteins:
- the LOC115407110 gene encoding uncharacterized protein LOC115407110 — MDAHASHTRGDGDSGARACACGNKISSRDSHQVCSFCLGLQHARQAIEAPGSCEHCARFTAKSLRRRLARQASSSGQDPFIPAGDTPVTSGEKEGDDAVVGPRASGSWGSQLDLAAPTPLAEDVLELDYEDDYETISELLISEEESEDDVLIPSAQLAAQPATPGAEAVLGDEEGSAPAPSAVSMDMQAVCKRAASRLNIPWPEAITETTRSRYEGKKFPQAARTAKQLLPVFPELLDELSSSWKDHPFSGRSSIHGASSLDCEGMEKLGILRMPPMEPLVAAHLHPRLAASSRDPTLPSKADRIQSAMTERAYRAAALAVRALNVSSMLSAYQAELFEDMATKPDPAVWDEITVITDICLRVQRCAVQATGKSLGTMVLQERARWLNLSNLSDREKEDMLDMPITPDGIFGSALASMQQRCEAKKREDEALQLCLPRKAERPPAPAPRQSAAQATTGGEVRLAQKGHCSDSSSAVTERAVCRSAGQEEEEADLMVSFLRPVPGLHVQQPHLSFFLSVLDRRSRAQSQLTNKNINSSVSLPVPERVTSRLRSRSYTGPVNALTPGACAVAHAGCNRILSLGGAITPFMESPVTGGLTDAVTSLCLRTERWAALPSSAWVLRTISRGYRLQFAAVPPRFSGIVHSQARGESARVLQEEIHSLLEKRAICVVPPGQCQSGFYSRYFLVPKRGGTGIRPILDLRALNKYLRTYQFRMLTHASLLRMVRRNDWFTSVDLKDAYFHIPIYPPHRKYLRFAFQGVCYEYRVLPFGLSLSPRVFVRCTEAAIAPLRRQGIRLATYLDDWLLLARSREDAIAQTHILIKHLIDLGFMINSEKSVLSPVQKIIFLGLSLDSVSFTARLSAARVNVFRACLSRFTLRNLVPFRLCLRLLGLMASAILVVRLGHLYMRDFQLWVRSLRLNPVRHGARRVTVSAQCVMALRRWRHPACLVTGVPMGPVLSRKVITTDASMSGWGGICEDRYVRGVWSEDLQRAHINYLELLAVFLTLRRFLPLLRGHHVLVRTDNTTTVAYINRHGGLRSRQLHMLARRLILWSSVRLRSLRATHVPGALNRGADLLSRGAPLYGEWMLHPALVEQVWARFGRATVDLFASRENAQCPLFFSIRDPGAPLGVDALAHVWPSVLLYAFPPLTLIPPTLDRVREHCHTLVLIAPQWPAMHWLAEVYQLLSGQPWQLPLRRDMLSQAGGAVFHPHPERLALWAWPLSGVI; from the exons ATGGACGCCCACGCTTCTCAcaccagaggagatggagactccGGGGCCCGGGCCTGCGCCTGCGGCAATAAGATATCGAGCCGCGACTCACACCAGGTCTGCTCGTTTTGCCTCGGGCTGCAACACGCCCGGCAGGCTATCGAGGCCCCAGGCTCCTGCGAGCATTGCGCCCGCTTCACCGCCAAGAGTCTCCGACGACGCCTAGCACGCCAAGCTAGCTCGTCCGGTCAGGACCCCTTCATTCCTGCGGGTGACACACCTGTCACCAGCGGGGAGAAGGAAGGTGACGATGCGGTTGTCGGCCCGCGCGCTAGCGGCAGCTGGGGCTCCCAGCTGGACCTAGCCGCCCCGACTCCGCTCGCGGAAGACGTTTTGGAGTTGGACTATGAGGATGACTACGAGACAATCTCGGAGCTCCTCATAtccgaggaggagagtgaggacgATGTCCTCATTCCCTCCGCTCAGCTTGCCGCTCAGCCCGCCACACCAGGCGCTGAGGCTGTCCTCGGGGACGAGGAGGGGAGCGCGCCCGCTCCCTCCGCTGTCAGCATGGACATGCAGGCCGTGTGTAAACGCGCTGCATCCCGGCTGAACATCCCCTGGCCTGAAGCGATAACGGAGACCACCAGGTCCCGTTATGAAGGGAAGAAATTCCCTCAGGCTGCGAGGACAGCTAAGCAGCTGCTCCCCGTCTTCCCCGAGCTGCTCGACGAGTTGTCCTCCTCATGGAAGGATCACCCGTTCAGCGGCAGAAGCTCCATCCACGGAGCTTCCTCCCTGGATTGCGAGGGCATGGAGAAGCTCGGTATTCTCCGTATGCCCCCCATGGAGCCGCTAGTCGCTGCACATTTGCACCCGCGGCTAGCCGCTTCATCCAGGGATCCCACGCTGCCCTCCAAAGCGGACCGCATCCAGTCCGCCATGACTGAGCGGGCTTACAGGGCAGCAGCACTGGCTGTCAGGGCGCTTAATGTCTCCTCCATGCTCTCCGCTTACCAAGCGGAGCTGTTTGAGGACATGGCGACCAAACCTGACCCAGCGGTGTGGGACGAGATTACCGTGATAACGGACATCTGCCTCCGCGTGCAGCGCTGTGCGGTCCAGGCCACGGGTAAGTCTCTGGGGACGATGGTGTTACAGGAGCGAGCCAGATGGCTCAACCTGTCTAACCTAtcggacagagagaaggaggacatGTTGGACATGCCGATCACACCAGACGGCATTTTTGGCTCCGCTCTCGCCTCAATGCAGCAGCGCTGCGAGGCGAAGAAGAGGGAGGATGAagctctccagctctgcctcccgCGCAAAGCCGAGCGTCCACCTGCCCCAGCCCCGCGGCAGAGCGCCGCGCAGGCTACG acaggaggtgaggtCCGGCTGGCCCAGAAAGGCCActgcagcgacagcagctctgccgtcACAGAACGAGCAGTCTGCCGGTCCGCaggccaggaagaagaagaagccgacCTGATGGTCTCCTTCCTCAGACCGGTGCCGGGGCTGCACGTTCAGCAGCCCcacctgtctttcttcctcagCGTGCTTG ACCGCAGGTCGAGGGCGCAGTCACAATTaacaaacaagaacataaaCAGTTCGGTGTCGCTCCCGGTTCCGGAGCGGGTGACGTCCCGTCTCCGGTCCCGGAGCTACACCGGACCTGTCAATGCACTAACACCCGGCGCATGCGCAGTGGCGCACGCCGGTTGCAACCGCATCTTGTCACTAGGGGGCGCCATAACACCGTTTATGGAGTCTCCAGTGACAGGCGGTCTGACAGACGCTGTCACATCACTCtgcctgaggacagagagatggGCCGCGCTCCCCAGCTCAGCCTGGGTCCTGAGAACGATATCGCGGGGTTACAGGCTTCAGTTTGCAGCCGTTCCCCCTCGTTTCTCTGGTATAGTGCATTCTCAGGCGCGCGGAGAGTCAGCTCGTGTTCTCCAGGAGGAAATTCACTCGCTATTGGAAAAGAGAGCAATATGCGTGGTGCCTCCCGGACAATGTCAGAGCGGCTTTTATTCCAGGTATTTCCTGGTCCCCAAACGAGGAGGGACCGGGATTCGCCCAATCCTGGATCTCCGGGCTCTGAACAAATACCTCAGAACATACCAGTTCAGGATGCTTACACACGCATCCCTGCTGCGTATGGTGCGTCGGAACGACTGGTTCACATCAGTCGACCTCAAAGACGCATATTTCCACATTCCGATATATCCTCCTCACAGGAAATATCTGAGGTTTGCTTTTCAGGGTGTTTGTTACGAGTACAGAGTGCTGCCCTTCGGGTTATCTCTGAGCCCAAGGGTGTTTGTGCGTTGTACGGAAGCGGCCATTGCCCCGCTGCGGCGACAGGGCATCAGGCTGGCCACGTACCTGGACGATTGGCTCCTCCTGGCACGGTCCAGAGAGGACGCCATCGCGCAAACACAcatcctcataaaacacctgatcGACCTGGGTTTTATGATAAACTCGGAAAAGAGTGTATTATCTCCAGTGCAGAAAATAATCTTCCTGGGGTTATCACTCGACTCGGTGTCCTTCACGGCCCGTCTGTCAGCGGCGAGGGTGAACGTTTTCAGAGCCTGCCTCTCGCGTTTCACCCTGCGCAATCTGGTCCCCTTCAGATTATGCCTCCGACTACTGGGCCTGATGGCTTCGGCCATCCTTGTAGTCCGGCTCGGCCATCTGTACATGAGGGATTTTCAGCTGTGGGTGCGTTCCCTCAGGCTGAATCCCGTGCGTCATGGTGCACGGAGGGTGACGGTCAGTGCGCAATGCGTAATGGCACTGCGTCGCTGGCGCCACCCGGCTTGTCTGGTGACAGGGGTGCCTATGGGCCCCGTACTGTCCCGGAAAGTGATCACCACAGACGCGAGCATGTCGGGCTGGGGTGGTATATGCGAGGACCGTTACGTGAGGGGCGTCTGGAGCGAGGATCTCCAGCGCGCTCACATAAACTACCTCGAGCTCTTGGCGGTGTTTCTCACGCTGAGACGCTTTCTCCCGCTTCTCAGGGGACATCATGTCCTGGTGAGAACGGACAATACGACGACGGTGGCATATATCAACCGTCACGGAGGTCTGCGCTCCCGGCAATTACACATGCTGGCACGcagactgatcctgtggagcaGCGTCCGCCTCCGGTCTCTGAGAGCCACCCATGTCCCGGGGGCTCTGAACCGGGGGGCGGACCTGTTGTCCAGGGGTGCGCCGCTCTACGGGGAATGGATGTTACATCCAGCCCTCGTGGAGCAGGTGTGGGCCCGCTTTGGCAGAGCCACTGTGGATCTGTTCGCGTCGAGAGAGAACGCGCAATGTCCGCTGTTTTTCTCAATACGCGATCCAGGTGCGCCGCTCGGCGTGGACGCGCTCGCGCACGTCTGGCCGTCGGTCCTCCTATATGCTTTTCCCCCGTTGACTTTGATTCCCCCGACTCTGGACAGAGTCAGGGAGCATTGCCACACGCTGGTTCTGATAGCTCCGCAGTGGCCGGCCATGCACTGGCTAGCGGAGGTTTATCAGCTCCTGTCGGGGCAGCCATGGCAGCTTCCCCTCCGCAGGGACATGCTGTCACAGGCAGGGGGAGCAGTTTTTCACCCACATCCGGAGCGCCTGGCTCTTTGGGCCTGGCCCCTGAGTGGTGTAATTTAA